In a single window of the Olivibacter sp. SDN3 genome:
- a CDS encoding TonB-dependent receptor produces MKTNLIIVFMMCGIMQTFAYRANAQKITLQKTKAQFSEVIDQISQQSDYDFIYDLDLIERAKPIDIQVNSVTLQQALAICFENQPFTYVIKNKTVIVKEKLEEASPIKKKQVQMEVSGIVNDEKGLPLPGVSVMQKGTSNGTTTDDKGAFNLQVGDVQAVLVFRFIGYRSFEQQVSEDLMQIVLDEDQAALDEVVVVGYGTQKKVNLTGAVSSIDFSDVAETRPITSLSAGLAGLSSGMQVQQSTGQPGSDGATLRIRGQGTLNNSDPLVLVDGVPSNMNDVNPQDVANVSILKDAASAAIYGSRAANGVILVTTKRGAAGTSNLTYNVRMSQQEPSNLIDMVSDYPRHMELINEGFNNLTPNSGPFQQSVIDEWRANSTTDPIRYPNTNWFDWILRKKWAQEHNLSATGGNDKTTYLLSANYLDNPGIVENAGFKRYGARVNVESKINDWLTVGSNTFGLWSNAGLANINDLFSFTAGSVPGILPRDPQGRYGSAMAPGENLQANNYLHNINTTIGDLERQKVFSRLYANINLYKGLTLESGFSIDFDNQSQRSHTVYIPRWNFQTEQITNPDPGRNNVYNTHQRDFQYVMNHVLKYHTQIGLHGLDMLAGYQEEYYRRNNFNARRYDLIDESTPVLDATISADPVVGGNATDWALRSFFGRFNYNYDDRYLFEANIRNDGSSRFAKARRWGVFPSFSAGWRISQEAFMSGVHLIDDLKLRASWGSLGNNSIGDYDYMNAYGAANYSFGGTIVRGAAPLAITNALLTWEKTDVTNVGLDLALLNSRLNFEFEWFNRNTKDILIDLPIPLVNGIPTNNQGVLQSPNQNAAIVRNRGVEFSLGWNDKVGEVHYGISANYTYVKNKVMRFKGEEFSLANQNILLEGHPIWAFYVRSVDRIVQEGDMDYIDQLVADGYTFQPSVPQPGDFLYVDANDDRHFNEDDRTILNAGHNPTSLFGLSVDASYKGVSLQVLLQGQAGNKAYWRDGYMTTGVRNGYLINEAVANDYWTPQNPNAKYPRLTNYIYNQNIEPASDFWLQDASFLRVKNIQLGYALPVDWTTKINVKRLFLYLNAENLFTFTNYEGIDPEITRLGATQTLYPTMKQISFGLNVTF; encoded by the coding sequence ATGAAAACCAATCTTATCATCGTTTTTATGATGTGCGGTATAATGCAAACCTTTGCTTATAGGGCAAATGCCCAAAAAATCACCTTACAAAAAACAAAAGCTCAGTTTTCAGAAGTGATAGACCAAATAAGCCAACAAAGCGATTATGATTTTATTTATGACCTAGATTTAATCGAGCGTGCAAAACCTATTGATATTCAAGTGAATAGTGTGACACTACAGCAGGCCTTAGCTATATGTTTTGAAAACCAGCCTTTTACCTATGTGATAAAGAACAAAACCGTGATAGTAAAGGAAAAATTGGAAGAAGCATCGCCAATCAAAAAGAAACAGGTACAAATGGAAGTAAGCGGTATAGTAAATGATGAAAAAGGACTTCCACTTCCGGGAGTAAGCGTGATGCAAAAAGGTACATCGAACGGTACGACGACAGATGATAAAGGAGCCTTTAATCTTCAAGTTGGAGATGTACAAGCAGTGTTAGTGTTTCGGTTTATAGGTTATAGGTCATTTGAACAACAGGTGTCGGAAGATTTGATGCAAATAGTACTCGATGAAGATCAAGCAGCGCTGGACGAAGTAGTTGTTGTTGGTTACGGTACACAGAAAAAAGTAAACCTTACCGGAGCCGTGTCTTCCATTGATTTTTCAGATGTTGCCGAAACAAGACCTATTACCAGCCTTTCCGCGGGGCTTGCCGGCTTAAGTTCTGGTATGCAGGTGCAGCAATCAACGGGGCAACCTGGGAGTGACGGGGCTACTTTACGTATTAGAGGCCAGGGAACATTAAACAACTCCGATCCTCTGGTCTTGGTAGACGGGGTGCCCAGTAATATGAATGATGTAAACCCACAGGATGTAGCCAATGTCTCCATTCTGAAAGATGCTGCTTCTGCCGCCATTTATGGGTCGCGGGCAGCTAATGGTGTAATATTGGTTACCACAAAACGCGGTGCTGCCGGCACCTCCAATTTGACGTATAATGTACGGATGTCGCAGCAAGAGCCTTCTAATTTAATTGATATGGTGAGCGATTACCCACGGCATATGGAACTGATCAATGAAGGCTTTAATAACCTTACACCAAACTCAGGTCCCTTTCAGCAATCGGTGATCGACGAATGGCGAGCAAATTCAACTACCGATCCCATACGTTATCCCAATACCAATTGGTTTGATTGGATCTTACGGAAAAAATGGGCACAGGAGCATAATCTTTCGGCTACCGGCGGAAATGATAAAACAACCTATCTATTATCGGCCAACTACTTGGATAATCCCGGTATTGTCGAAAATGCCGGTTTTAAACGTTATGGTGCTCGGGTGAATGTTGAATCTAAGATCAACGACTGGCTAACCGTTGGTAGTAACACCTTTGGGTTATGGTCAAATGCTGGATTGGCAAATATTAATGACTTGTTTAGTTTTACGGCCGGTTCAGTCCCTGGTATTTTACCGAGAGATCCTCAGGGAAGATACGGCTCAGCAATGGCTCCCGGCGAAAATTTACAGGCAAACAATTACCTGCATAATATAAACACCACAATCGGTGATCTGGAACGACAAAAGGTCTTTTCACGTTTATACGCGAATATTAATCTTTACAAAGGATTAACCTTAGAGTCGGGCTTTTCCATTGATTTTGATAACCAATCTCAACGGAGCCATACCGTATATATTCCTCGCTGGAATTTCCAGACAGAACAGATTACCAATCCGGATCCCGGAAGAAATAATGTGTACAATACGCACCAACGTGACTTTCAATATGTGATGAACCATGTGTTGAAATATCATACGCAGATTGGTCTACACGGACTGGATATGTTGGCGGGGTATCAGGAAGAATATTATCGGAGAAATAATTTCAACGCACGTAGGTATGACCTGATAGATGAGTCTACTCCAGTTCTTGACGCAACTATATCTGCAGATCCTGTTGTGGGAGGAAATGCAACCGACTGGGCTTTAAGGTCTTTCTTTGGACGTTTCAATTATAATTACGATGATCGTTACCTTTTTGAAGCAAATATCCGAAACGATGGCTCGTCCCGATTTGCAAAGGCCCGTAGATGGGGTGTGTTCCCCTCTTTCTCTGCGGGCTGGCGGATTTCACAGGAAGCGTTCATGAGCGGTGTACATTTGATCGACGACCTAAAACTGAGGGCATCCTGGGGCAGCTTAGGGAATAATAGCATTGGCGATTACGATTACATGAATGCCTATGGGGCAGCTAATTATTCCTTTGGTGGAACCATTGTACGTGGCGCAGCACCTCTGGCCATAACCAATGCATTACTTACCTGGGAAAAGACGGATGTGACGAATGTCGGACTGGACTTGGCGCTGCTCAACAGTCGCCTAAACTTCGAATTTGAATGGTTTAACCGTAATACTAAAGATATCTTAATTGATCTACCCATCCCTTTGGTGAATGGTATTCCAACAAATAATCAAGGTGTGCTGCAATCGCCTAATCAAAATGCAGCTATTGTTAGGAACCGGGGAGTCGAGTTTTCTCTGGGCTGGAACGATAAAGTAGGGGAGGTGCATTATGGAATAAGTGCCAATTACACTTATGTGAAAAATAAGGTGATGCGCTTTAAAGGAGAAGAATTTAGTTTAGCCAACCAAAATATACTATTGGAAGGACATCCGATCTGGGCATTTTACGTTAGGTCGGTAGACCGTATTGTGCAAGAAGGGGATATGGACTATATCGATCAATTGGTGGCTGATGGCTATACATTTCAACCAAGTGTGCCTCAGCCAGGTGATTTTCTATATGTAGACGCTAATGACGATAGACACTTTAATGAAGATGACCGTACGATTTTGAATGCTGGCCATAATCCTACTTCGCTATTTGGGCTTAGTGTAGATGCAAGTTATAAAGGCGTCAGTTTACAGGTCTTATTACAGGGGCAGGCAGGCAATAAGGCGTATTGGAGAGACGGTTACATGACTACAGGTGTGAGAAATGGTTACCTTATAAATGAAGCTGTTGCCAATGATTATTGGACGCCACAGAACCCCAACGCGAAATATCCGCGGCTAACCAATTATATATATAATCAGAATATTGAGCCGGCATCTGATTTTTGGTTGCAAGATGCGTCTTTTTTACGGGTCAAAAATATCCAACTGGGCTATGCTCTGCCTGTAGATTGGACAACGAAGATAAATGTCAAGCGCCTCTTCTTATACTTGAATGCGGAAAATCTTTTCACATTTACAAACTATGAGGGTATTGATCCGGAAATAACGAGGTTGGGTGCAACGCAAACGCTTTACCCAACCATGAAACAAATCAGTTTTGGCCTTAATGTAACCTTTTAG
- a CDS encoding FecR family protein has translation MDSKELKFLAGKVADGTATEKELIAYNAYLDQLEKQGTDDPLNAIEKERLKENLKNRIDAHINNIDIEKTPLPIIKGNNPVARKLVAAVILIVLSLSTYYWYIERTQEKEAVVNQALLVDIKPGGNKAMLTLADGSQIVLDDTDDGTVAEQGATRVIKTADGKLLYEKSTEKQGEGQASGLNIVETPRGGQYQMVLPDGSKVWLNAASSITFPTDFSTTANRTVSIRGEVYFEVATDKKRPFIVNTATQFVEVLGTHFNVAAYSDNHTHTTLLKGAVRVNTTGTIGGQHQQEVVLRPGEQSTVMNERIAVRSVDLDEVLAWKDGYFKFKGNLEDIMSQIARWYDVTIDYDKKTTKPLAFGGKISRNRSIEDVLKMIEETGQVRFKIVGRRVMVQD, from the coding sequence ATGGATAGTAAGGAATTGAAGTTTTTAGCGGGTAAAGTAGCTGATGGAACAGCCACTGAGAAAGAACTTATCGCATATAATGCATATCTCGATCAGTTGGAAAAACAGGGAACAGATGATCCACTGAATGCCATTGAAAAAGAACGTTTAAAGGAGAACCTAAAAAACCGGATAGACGCTCATATAAATAATATCGACATTGAAAAAACTCCATTGCCCATCATCAAGGGAAACAATCCGGTAGCGCGCAAACTGGTAGCCGCAGTGATACTTATCGTACTGTCTTTATCTACTTATTATTGGTACATAGAGCGAACTCAAGAAAAAGAGGCAGTGGTTAATCAAGCACTACTTGTGGATATAAAACCGGGAGGAAACAAGGCGATGCTAACATTGGCAGACGGTTCTCAAATCGTTTTAGATGATACCGACGATGGCACTGTTGCTGAGCAAGGTGCAACCAGAGTCATTAAGACAGCAGATGGCAAGTTACTGTATGAAAAATCAACAGAAAAACAGGGAGAAGGACAAGCTAGTGGTTTAAACATCGTTGAAACTCCCCGAGGAGGACAATATCAAATGGTATTGCCAGATGGTTCAAAAGTATGGTTGAATGCAGCCTCCTCTATTACTTTCCCAACAGATTTTTCTACGACGGCTAACCGTACGGTTTCGATCAGAGGAGAGGTTTATTTTGAAGTCGCCACAGATAAAAAAAGACCCTTTATTGTTAATACCGCAACACAGTTTGTTGAGGTGCTCGGAACCCATTTCAACGTAGCGGCATATTCCGATAATCATACGCATACAACGTTGCTGAAAGGGGCTGTAAGGGTCAACACCACCGGTACCATAGGAGGTCAACACCAACAAGAGGTGGTTTTACGTCCAGGAGAACAATCAACGGTTATGAATGAAAGGATAGCTGTGCGCTCAGTAGATTTAGATGAGGTGCTAGCTTGGAAGGATGGTTACTTTAAATTTAAGGGTAATCTGGAAGATATTATGTCTCAGATAGCACGCTGGTATGATGTAACGATCGATTACGATAAAAAAACTACCAAGCCTTTAGCTTTCGGAGGTAAGATATCCCGTAACCGATCCATTGAAGATGTACTGAAAATGATCGAAGAAACTGGTCAGGTACGTTTCAAAATAGTGGGAAGGAGGGTTATGGTACAGGATTAA
- a CDS encoding RNA polymerase sigma-70 factor, with the protein MISYDSCNDLQLLKLIQIGDHQAFNEVYNRHWEMLYQFTYRMVQDRGLSMDILQEVFVWLWEHRQKLRVNVFKTYLSVAVRYKVANYIRHNKVKVLAFKDITYKTTNYTSFTDMLDLKELQYIIQQFTDSLPNRCGEIFHLSRNEFLTNQEIAKKLDISEKTVENQITIALKKLRVHLANNNHLLFFFL; encoded by the coding sequence ATGATTTCCTACGACTCATGTAATGACCTGCAGTTATTAAAACTTATTCAGATAGGTGATCACCAAGCCTTTAATGAAGTTTACAATCGTCATTGGGAAATGTTATATCAATTCACTTATCGCATGGTGCAGGATAGGGGATTGAGTATGGATATCTTACAGGAAGTTTTTGTCTGGCTCTGGGAACATCGACAGAAATTAAGGGTGAATGTGTTTAAAACGTACCTGAGCGTAGCCGTTCGCTATAAGGTCGCAAATTATATCCGTCATAACAAAGTGAAGGTCCTTGCGTTTAAAGATATCACTTATAAAACAACCAATTATACTTCTTTTACAGACATGCTCGATCTGAAAGAATTACAGTACATCATTCAACAATTTACCGATAGCCTGCCAAATCGCTGCGGCGAAATCTTTCACTTGAGTAGGAATGAGTTTCTGACAAATCAGGAAATTGCCAAAAAACTGGATATCTCAGAGAAAACAGTAGAAAATCAGATCACGATTGCATTAAAGAAACTTCGGGTCCATCTGGCTAATAATAACCATTTACTGTTCTTCTTCCTTTAA
- a CDS encoding SusD/RagB family nutrient-binding outer membrane lipoprotein, which translates to MKNIKYYIVNISFTCFLAVLLTSCTRDFEEINTNPDAIIDVGATELPFLFSRAETQALFGTSYQTAQNLSADQYAQYFACVATSFPSDRYVMRPDWFNAAWNALYANTMPQLLTIFENTEPTSSEYALANIVWVFAFHRITDYWGPIPYFSAGTVDNSVPYDPQELIYDDFFKRLDSAVTVLQDRTSETPYGSYDIIYGGDVNKWIKFGNTLRLRLALRISNVDPERARLEAEAAVAGGVFTTSPSDDALLEKSLNGNDINGLSQMSDWNEFRMSATMESILKGYNDPRIAEYFMPVASSGSYEGLRNGLTANQLTNSANTPNANSRVGAKWSSPAANGIASFLTTPQNVMCTAEAYFLRAEGAVLGWNMGGSSQELYGEGIRNSMIQWEITDEELIDDYIASTDLPVAPEDFLSSPPITDVPVRFDPSNTSVQLEQIAIQKWLAVFPDGCEAWADNRRSRAFRFYPVANSDNPDVTDPSTQYIRRLTFLLQEQQVNAPGVETGVQHLGGPDRIITPLWWDTH; encoded by the coding sequence ATGAAAAATATTAAATATTATATCGTAAATATAAGTTTTACCTGTTTCTTGGCTGTACTGTTGACCTCTTGCACAAGAGATTTTGAAGAAATCAATACCAATCCCGATGCCATCATAGATGTTGGTGCAACAGAACTACCTTTCCTTTTCAGCCGTGCAGAGACACAGGCCTTGTTTGGTACCTCTTATCAAACCGCTCAAAATCTAAGTGCCGATCAATATGCACAATATTTTGCCTGTGTAGCGACTTCTTTCCCTTCAGATCGGTATGTCATGCGTCCCGATTGGTTCAATGCAGCATGGAATGCCTTGTACGCGAATACTATGCCGCAGTTATTAACCATTTTTGAAAATACTGAACCGACTTCATCAGAATATGCGTTGGCGAATATCGTATGGGTCTTCGCTTTTCATCGCATTACAGATTATTGGGGGCCTATTCCTTATTTCAGTGCCGGAACAGTCGATAATAGCGTTCCTTATGATCCGCAGGAACTTATTTATGACGATTTTTTTAAACGTTTGGATTCGGCTGTCACGGTTTTACAAGACCGAACAAGCGAAACACCCTATGGAAGCTACGACATCATTTATGGTGGTGATGTGAATAAATGGATAAAATTTGGTAACACCCTTCGCTTACGTTTGGCCTTACGTATTTCGAATGTGGATCCTGAAAGAGCTAGACTGGAAGCAGAGGCTGCAGTTGCTGGTGGGGTATTTACAACAAGTCCAAGCGATGATGCACTATTGGAGAAAAGCCTGAATGGAAATGATATCAATGGACTGTCGCAAATGAGTGATTGGAATGAGTTTAGAATGAGTGCTACCATGGAGTCTATTTTAAAGGGCTATAACGACCCACGGATAGCTGAATATTTTATGCCGGTTGCAAGTAGCGGAAGTTATGAAGGTTTACGAAATGGTTTGACGGCTAATCAGCTTACTAATAGTGCGAATACACCTAACGCAAACTCTCGCGTAGGTGCCAAGTGGTCATCTCCTGCGGCTAACGGCATCGCGAGTTTTCTAACAACACCACAAAATGTGATGTGCACGGCAGAGGCTTATTTTTTAAGAGCGGAAGGTGCTGTTTTGGGTTGGAATATGGGCGGTTCCTCGCAAGAGTTATACGGAGAGGGAATTCGGAACTCCATGATTCAGTGGGAAATTACCGATGAAGAACTTATTGATGACTACATTGCTAGCACTGATCTTCCGGTAGCACCTGAAGATTTTCTAAGTTCACCTCCCATTACGGATGTGCCTGTGCGGTTTGATCCTTCGAACACAAGCGTTCAATTGGAACAGATCGCAATACAGAAATGGCTGGCTGTTTTCCCCGATGGATGCGAAGCTTGGGCCGATAATCGAAGAAGTAGAGCCTTCAGGTTCTATCCGGTAGCCAATTCGGATAACCCTGATGTGACGGACCCGAGTACGCAGTATATTAGAAGGCTTACCTTCTTATTGCAAGAGCAGCAGGTTAACGCACCAGGTGTAGAAACAGGAGTACAACATTTGGGTGGGCCTGATCGGATTATAACACCTCTTTGGTGGGATACCCACTAA
- a CDS encoding SusC/RagA family TonB-linked outer membrane protein, with translation MKTDQIFFREQRMVFYKDKFKCFVVLLLFLVPIFAKGQSVAVKGTVKDEKGLPVVGASVVVQGKTGGTKSDQDGTYTLEVAAGDVMVASAIGYTKQELVVEADKSVYDFTLSEEAESLEEVVVTALGITRQSKSLVYATQTIKPSELTGVRDANNVINSLQGKVANAVITQGSGGPGSGARIVLRGNRSIQGTNNALIVVDGVPVANPTYATPGNTFGGIQGPDGASNVNPDDIESTTVLRGASAAALYGSQAGNGVLVITTKKGKVDQYRVDINSGAVFENAFALPHVQNRYGQGLGGSLDGNIGDSWGEEMSGQSYTNYLGETATYNAQESNIQDFFRTGTSLNNYVGISGGNEKMQSYFSYTNNSVQGIVPQNKLGRHVINLRINNQLTDRLSSDAKVTYIKQGIDNLPRTGEENSPIMNIYQIPRNISIANARHYQAESVSGLMMPSPWPSTLSSIYQNPYWMVHNTSINADRDRIMGFISLKYQLTDWLNVTGRANLDRIVDNLQQSYAEGTLLYTNSGAGGDFINNDIYTTQQWYDLIFSGDNQINENWRVNYNVGAIYRDISNVQRNVQANGLRVPNMFSIAYAASPNTTNIVGGNQTQSVFGQATVSYKDAIFLDGSYRNDWDSRLPSPYSYGYYSAGASVVLSDLLALPSYLSFLKASLNYAEVGNGGQEQIRLATFNFFQSAGNGQIGRNPLYPIADLKPEIVKNIEASIETRFFEDRIGFSATYYKSNSTNQLLSLSVPAATGYTTRYINAGNIQNHGFEFVIDGTPVRNDNFSWDVGFNLAMNRNKVVELSDDISFFYINSDARVASVALEEGGRYGDLYALKWATDAEGRYLVNANGLPISTAEPDVIGNFNPDANMGLSNTFNYKNFSLRALVDGRIGGTVVSGTEMNLAFSGIPEVTDQFREGGLHLGGVDNNGNAVDATVNAQDFWQTVSGKRYGSGEFFAYDATSFRLRELAIGYEIPLKETSFFNNMRVSLVGRNLFWIYRGSSKLDIPGIGKRKMWFDPDMSLANSNYQGVEYGTLPSTRSWGVNVQLSF, from the coding sequence ATGAAAACAGATCAAATTTTTTTCCGGGAACAACGAATGGTCTTTTATAAAGACAAATTCAAATGTTTTGTAGTCTTACTCCTTTTTTTAGTGCCAATTTTTGCAAAAGGTCAATCTGTTGCTGTAAAAGGTACTGTGAAAGATGAAAAGGGGCTACCAGTTGTTGGTGCTAGCGTAGTTGTCCAAGGTAAAACAGGTGGAACAAAGTCTGATCAGGACGGTACCTATACATTAGAGGTTGCTGCTGGTGATGTAATGGTGGCTTCGGCCATTGGTTATACCAAACAGGAACTTGTGGTAGAGGCTGACAAGTCTGTATATGATTTTACGCTCAGCGAAGAAGCTGAAAGTCTAGAAGAAGTCGTGGTCACCGCTTTGGGAATCACCAGACAATCCAAAAGCTTGGTTTACGCCACACAAACGATTAAACCGTCAGAATTGACCGGTGTTCGCGATGCAAATAATGTGATCAATTCCCTACAAGGTAAGGTGGCCAATGCGGTGATTACGCAAGGTTCTGGCGGCCCCGGGAGTGGTGCTCGTATCGTGCTCCGTGGTAACCGTTCGATTCAAGGAACTAACAATGCATTAATCGTAGTTGATGGCGTTCCCGTAGCAAATCCTACCTATGCTACTCCAGGGAATACTTTTGGTGGAATTCAGGGGCCTGATGGGGCATCAAACGTTAACCCTGACGACATCGAGAGTACGACTGTTTTACGGGGAGCCTCTGCTGCGGCCCTTTACGGAAGCCAGGCAGGTAACGGTGTGTTAGTGATTACCACCAAAAAAGGAAAAGTAGATCAATACCGGGTGGATATCAATTCGGGTGCCGTCTTTGAAAACGCTTTTGCACTTCCTCATGTGCAAAATCGGTATGGACAGGGTTTAGGAGGTTCACTGGATGGTAATATTGGCGATAGCTGGGGGGAAGAGATGTCCGGTCAATCGTATACAAATTATTTAGGTGAGACCGCTACCTATAATGCTCAGGAATCTAATATCCAGGATTTTTTCCGGACGGGTACCAGCTTAAATAACTATGTGGGTATTTCGGGTGGAAATGAAAAAATGCAAAGCTATTTCTCGTATACCAATAATAGTGTACAGGGTATCGTGCCCCAGAATAAACTAGGACGGCATGTGATTAATTTGCGTATCAATAATCAGCTAACAGATCGCTTGTCGAGCGATGCGAAGGTTACCTATATCAAACAGGGTATAGATAACCTACCGCGAACGGGAGAGGAAAACTCGCCCATTATGAATATTTACCAGATTCCCAGAAATATTTCGATCGCAAACGCCCGGCATTATCAGGCAGAAAGTGTAAGTGGACTGATGATGCCATCGCCCTGGCCCTCAACCTTGAGCTCCATCTATCAAAATCCCTATTGGATGGTCCATAATACTTCCATTAATGCCGATCGTGATCGTATCATGGGTTTTATTTCGTTGAAATATCAATTGACCGACTGGTTAAATGTAACCGGTAGAGCTAACTTGGATAGGATTGTCGATAATCTACAACAATCATATGCCGAAGGAACCTTGCTCTATACCAATTCCGGGGCGGGAGGAGACTTCATTAATAATGATATTTATACTACACAGCAATGGTATGATCTTATTTTTTCAGGAGACAATCAAATCAACGAAAATTGGAGAGTGAACTATAACGTAGGGGCCATTTACAGGGATATATCCAATGTGCAACGAAATGTACAGGCCAACGGTTTAAGAGTGCCAAATATGTTCAGTATTGCTTATGCGGCTTCACCTAATACCACTAATATTGTTGGTGGGAATCAAACACAGTCGGTATTCGGACAGGCAACGGTTTCCTATAAGGATGCCATATTCTTGGATGGCAGTTATCGTAATGATTGGGATTCCAGGTTGCCGTCGCCCTATTCCTATGGTTATTACTCTGCGGGTGCGTCGGTCGTTTTATCTGATTTGCTTGCGCTCCCTTCCTATCTATCTTTCTTGAAAGCAAGTCTTAATTACGCCGAAGTAGGTAACGGTGGACAAGAACAGATTCGGTTGGCAACCTTTAACTTCTTTCAAAGTGCGGGAAATGGACAAATTGGAAGAAACCCGTTGTACCCGATAGCTGATCTAAAACCAGAAATTGTAAAAAACATAGAAGCCAGTATCGAAACACGGTTTTTTGAAGATCGCATTGGTTTTTCAGCTACTTATTACAAGAGCAACTCAACCAATCAATTGCTCTCCCTTAGTGTGCCCGCGGCTACTGGCTATACCACCCGATATATCAATGCCGGTAATATACAGAACCATGGTTTTGAATTTGTAATAGATGGCACTCCGGTTAGAAATGATAATTTTAGCTGGGATGTTGGCTTCAATCTAGCGATGAACCGAAATAAGGTGGTAGAACTTTCTGACGATATTTCTTTTTTCTATATCAATAGCGATGCTCGCGTTGCTTCTGTAGCTTTAGAAGAAGGTGGTCGATATGGTGATTTATATGCTTTGAAATGGGCAACGGATGCGGAAGGAAGATATTTGGTAAATGCTAATGGTTTGCCTATCAGTACGGCAGAGCCCGATGTGATTGGTAACTTTAATCCCGATGCTAATATGGGATTGAGCAATACCTTCAACTATAAGAATTTTTCACTGAGAGCATTGGTAGATGGCAGAATCGGTGGTACGGTAGTGTCTGGCACAGAGATGAATCTTGCTTTCAGCGGTATTCCGGAAGTTACTGATCAGTTCCGCGAAGGCGGACTTCACCTTGGTGGTGTAGATAATAACGGCAATGCGGTAGATGCTACTGTAAACGCCCAGGATTTCTGGCAAACGGTTTCCGGTAAACGGTACGGAAGTGGCGAATTTTTTGCATATGATGCTACCAGCTTTAGGTTGAGGGAACTCGCTATCGGTTATGAAATACCGCTTAAGGAAACTTCTTTCTTTAATAATATGCGGGTATCATTGGTGGGCCGGAACTTATTCTGGATTTATAGAGGCAGCTCTAAATTGGATATTCCAGGTATCGGTAAGCGAAAAATGTGGTTTGATCCTGATATGAGCTTAGCGAATAGTAATTATCAAGGAGTAGAATATGGTACGCTTCCTTCTACCAGAAGCTGGGGAGTAAATGTACAGCTAAGTTTTTAA
- the glk gene encoding glucokinase, translated as MDTVPLYLPNQKKSRTGIKILAVDIGGTKTSLGVYNLVNGAMNLMDEITLPSSAHTSFDHILTDYLKKNISARPDVLAIGVAGPVMDGKVNLTNLSWSIDVEAIRRQHGIEEVYLLNDLEATAYGLVGIADDDLAVINTGSDQKGNMAILAPGTGLGEAGLFWDGENYRPFATEGGHSEFSPRTELDFELFQYLRDETPLISWEHLVSGKGIYRIYRFLRESKRYKEPAWLREKLENEDPAAVISHTAIRELNDTCVTAMQLFVTYMARESTSLALKLKATGGLYLGGGIPPRIYPLLKDELFREQFIQSDRMDPLLREIPIRVILNSKAALLGAAYFGAFGSRD; from the coding sequence ATGGATACTGTACCCTTATATTTACCCAACCAGAAGAAAAGTAGAACAGGTATTAAGATATTGGCTGTTGACATTGGTGGAACGAAAACCAGTTTAGGAGTTTATAACCTTGTAAATGGAGCGATGAATTTGATGGATGAAATTACACTTCCTTCGTCTGCACATACTTCATTTGATCATATTTTAACCGACTATTTAAAGAAAAATATAAGCGCTCGTCCTGATGTGTTAGCCATTGGCGTCGCAGGCCCTGTAATGGACGGGAAAGTAAACCTTACGAATCTCTCATGGTCAATCGATGTGGAAGCGATTAGGCGGCAACATGGCATTGAGGAAGTCTATTTGCTAAACGACCTGGAAGCTACTGCTTATGGGTTGGTGGGCATTGCAGATGACGACTTGGCTGTTATTAATACCGGATCCGATCAAAAAGGTAATATGGCTATTTTAGCCCCAGGTACGGGATTGGGTGAGGCTGGTTTATTTTGGGATGGCGAAAACTACCGCCCTTTTGCTACGGAAGGCGGGCATAGTGAATTTTCTCCAAGAACAGAATTAGACTTCGAGCTTTTTCAATATTTACGTGACGAAACACCACTTATAAGTTGGGAGCATCTAGTGTCGGGTAAAGGAATTTATCGTATTTATCGCTTCTTAAGGGAAAGTAAAAGGTACAAAGAGCCTGCCTGGCTTCGGGAGAAACTTGAAAATGAAGATCCCGCGGCGGTGATTAGCCATACTGCTATCCGGGAATTAAACGACACCTGTGTAACGGCTATGCAGCTTTTTGTTACGTATATGGCAAGAGAATCGACAAGTTTAGCCTTAAAGCTCAAAGCTACCGGAGGGCTTTACCTGGGAGGAGGCATACCACCAAGGATATACCCGCTATTGAAAGATGAATTGTTTCGTGAACAGTTTATACAGAGCGACCGTATGGATCCCTTGTTACGGGAGATCCCTATCCGCGTAATCTTAAACAGTAAAGCCGCATTGCTGGGAGCAGCGTATTTTGGGGCCTTTGGTTCAAGGGATTAG